The Nostoc sp. 'Lobaria pulmonaria (5183) cyanobiont' DNA window TTAAAGGTGCAATTGATAACTTAGACAAAGTTATCGAAATTTTAGAGCGCAATCAGATTAAAGATTACTACATTCATTGTGATGCTGCCCTTTCAGGATTAATATTACCCTTTCTAGATGGCGCTCCGCAAGTTAACTTTCAAAAACCCATAGATAGTATAGCTATTTCCGCTAAATTCATTGGTTCTCCCTTGCCTTGCGGTGTAGTTTTAACCAAGAAAAAATGGGTAATAAAAGTTGAAACAGCAATTGAATATATTGGTTCATCAGATACAACAATTCTTGGTTCTAGAAACGGTCATACCCCTCTGATTCTCTGGTATGCAATGCAAACAAGAGGTTATGATGGATTAGCGAAAGAAGCAAAGACCTGTATAGATAATGCCCAATATCTTTTCCAACAACTTAAAATCAGAGAATATCCATGTATGCTCAATAAATTTTCCAATACCGTAGTGTTTCAAAAACCTTCTCAAAGATTAATTAAAAAGTGGCAGTTAGCGATTTTTGAAAATTGGGTACACATTATAGTCATGCAAAATATCGATCGGCACAAAATTGATACTTTTGTCAACGAACTTTTGTTAGAAGAAGGGTTGCTTGATAACGTAGATAATTTTCAGCTACACTCAGCACTATACTAAAAATAGATTGTCAAGTGAAATTAATCACCCAGTTTAACAAGGTGTTTCTTTAAACAGAATTTGCTCTCAAGATTTTATCTTTTTAAAAAGTTTTTTCCGCACAAGTTAGCAGCAAGGAGTATTTCTACTTCTGCCCGTTCCATAGGTGGTAAGAAAAAATACCCTTGCCCATAATCACATTCTAAAGCCTTCAATTGTGCTAATTGATCTACAGTTTCTATGCCTTCTGCTGTTACAGACATATTTAAATTATGGCCTAATGTCACAATCGCTTGAATAATTTCTAAATTTTCTTCTCGACTATCTAGACGGGTGACAAAAGAGCGGTCAATCTTAATGGTTTTGATTGGTAGACGATGTAGATAACTCAAGGATGAATAGCCAGTCCCAAAATCATCCATGTGCATCTCGACATTCAGCGCTGTTAACTGAGAAAGCACAGTGGTAGCTAATTCAAAATTATCAATCAATAAGGTTTCAGTTATTTCCAATTTCAAATAGCATGGCTCCAGTTCAGTTTGCTGCAAAATATGTTTAACCTGTTTAAACACATCAGGTTGCGTAATTTGTTTACCAGAAAAATTTACGCTAATTGTTAGATGTTGTGAGCTAGGAAATTGTTTATGCCATTTGTGCATTTGGTAACAGGCTTCATAAAGCACCCATCGCCCGATACTAACAATCATTCCAGTTTCCTCAGCCAGGGGAATAAAATCTTGAGGAGAAATAAGTCCTCGTTCTGGATGATACCAACGTATTAGTGCCTCAAATCCAATAATTTTGCCAGTTGTCAGTGAAACAATTGGCTGGTAATTAAGGCGAAATTCTTCTTGCTTGAGCAGCGCATTTCGCAGAGCAGTTTCTAACTCTAAGAGCAAATCTGCACGCTCGTGCATCTTTGGGTCAAAAACCTCATAACGTCCCTTACCATGTGATTTGGCAGAATACATTGCCACATCGGCATCGCGTAGAATCTGCGCTGCTTGCTCATAATCTGCTCCACTTAAAGCGATACCAATACTAACATTAGTAAACACTCGATGCTCATTTAATTGAAATGGCAAAGCTAGCACCTTTTTAATTCGCTCGGCGA harbors:
- a CDS encoding histidine decarboxylase, with protein sequence MSNKIVNELADFLLQIEQRSQFHAGYPYNLSCDYSAIAKFFNFLLNNAGDPYIEPDFGLHSRKFEQEVLSFFAHLYKIPENEFWGYVTAGGTEGNLYGIFLAREIYPDGILYSSQDSHYSIPKAAKLFRIQHNIVNSQINGEMNYEHFEKLISENRNYPAIVNLNIGTTVKGAIDNLDKVIEILERNQIKDYYIHCDAALSGLILPFLDGAPQVNFQKPIDSIAISAKFIGSPLPCGVVLTKKKWVIKVETAIEYIGSSDTTILGSRNGHTPLILWYAMQTRGYDGLAKEAKTCIDNAQYLFQQLKIREYPCMLNKFSNTVVFQKPSQRLIKKWQLAIFENWVHIIVMQNIDRHKIDTFVNELLLEEGLLDNVDNFQLHSALY